DNA from Desulfuromonas sp. AOP6:
AGCTGGTCGCGGCGATGGATGAGATACACCTTCTTGGCAAAGCGGGTGAGAAAAAGGGCTTCTTCAGCGGCTGTGTCGCCGCCGCCGGCAATGGCGACGACCTGGTCACGGAAAAAAGCCCCATCGCAAGTGGCGCAGTAGGAGACGCCGCGCCCGGTGAATTCCTGCTCGCCGGGAATGTCGAGTTTTTTCGGTTCGGCCCCGGTGGTGATAATGACGGTGCGCGCGAGGACGGGCTTTTCGTCTACGGTGATACGACGCACCTCGCCTAAGTCTTCCAGGGCCTGTACTTCACCATACTGGACTTCGAGTCCGAATTCCTGGCAGTGCTCCTGAAAACGCATCATGAGGTCAGGGCCGTCGATGCCGCCGGGAAAGCCTGGATAATTTTCGACCTTGGTGGTCGTCATGACCTGGCCGCCCATGATCATGCGTTCGACAAGAAGGGTCTCGAGTTTGGCGCGGGAGGTGTAGAGCCCGGCGGTCAGCCCGGCGGGGCCGCCGCCGATAATCAGGGTATCGTAAATTTTTTCGGTCATGGGTGTCTCTCCTGTGGAAAATTTGGTCGCCAAGATAACACAGCCGGCTAGAAAAGTGAAAGAACTCTCAGTTGACGGGAGTCAGTCTGAGGATAAGGAGTCCCTTGATTTCCCTCGGGCCTCTGGCTAGTATGGGAGGCGTTTCGGGTAGAAAAGGCGCATTTTTGCATGGAGGGGGAAAGGTTTCAGGATGTTATGAAAAAAATGACGGGTTTTCTGGTCTGGTCACTGGTCTTTCTGCTGGTGC
Protein-coding regions in this window:
- the trxB gene encoding thioredoxin-disulfide reductase — translated: MTEKIYDTLIIGGGPAGLTAGLYTSRAKLETLLVERMIMGGQVMTTTKVENYPGFPGGIDGPDLMMRFQEHCQEFGLEVQYGEVQALEDLGEVRRITVDEKPVLARTVIITTGAEPKKLDIPGEQEFTGRGVSYCATCDGAFFRDQVVAIAGGGDTAAEEALFLTRFAKKVYLIHRRDQLRATSILQDRLKNNDKIEILWNAQVTGTQGDTSGLTGIELTDTTSGDKRLLEVSGLFVAIGVTPKAHFLAETLTLDAEGYILTDGECRTSMEGVFAAGDVRKKILKQIATAVGDGAVAAIMAEKYIMDHQ